tgttagtAGTTATTCAGAGTTATAAGGTGGATGCCGTCTAGTAGACGGTTGTCTTTGCCTTGCTAAGAAAGATTGTCCCTGACTTGCTGTACTTAAGGCTGCAAGCCATTGATCAACTGCTAGTTTCatttaaacattaattaaaatgaaatcagcgaatgtaaataattttttgttagtTGTTATTTAGAGTTATAAGGCGGATGCCGTCTAGCAGACGGTTGTCTTTGCCTTGCTAAGAAAGATTGTCCCTGACTTGTTGAACTTAAGGCTGCAAGCCGATGATCGATTGCTTCTCTATGACAAGTTAACCCTAAGCGATAAAATGCAGATATCATTaacttttcttccatttctttaattaatttagattCTTTCAAAGAACGTTCCATATCTTCCATAATTTTACGTTGCTCTAAAATTTGATTCCTCAAAACAGCTACCTCATTAGGAGACGAATTGTTTTGTTTAGGATCTAAACTTTTTATTACACTTTTTGCTTTTTCAACATATTTTTTGTAACGCTCCTCTAGTGCAGCATTTTCATACTCTCTGCGTGTTAACTTTTCCTGTAGTGCAAAAGCTTTCTGCTTTTGAGCTTGTAATGCATTTTCCCGTTCTTCAACttgtaaaattaaacgttCCTTTTCTGCTTGTATTTTTCCTAGTTCGTCTTGTAGCTGTGTTATCTTTTGTCCTAAATTGATATCAGTTTTATTGTCTCCGCTTGATTGACTGCCCAATGCTTCTTCCAATCTATTTTCTAATTCAATTATTCTTTGATTAGCTTTGCGATTTTTACCTCTAAGTATATTCAATCTTTCCTCTGAATCTTCTAATAGTGCTTGAACTGTTGGTAATTTATCCTCATTTCCTTTCTGTTTAAGtttcaacattttattttcaagttgTAAACAAACtagtttttctttaatttcaagaGGAATCATTTCCGTATTTGCAACAGTACTGTCAGTAGTAGGTTTTGCTATATTTTCTGCTGCTTGCAATTGTGTGCATTTCAATTCctcatttgtttcttttaaagcATCTCTTTCTACAATTAatctatctctttctctttgtaaAGTGCTTAATTTTGCttccattttttttccttcaaaCTCAAGTTTATCacatttatttgtttgttcaTCCAATTTATGATGTGCTTCAGCAAGTTGTTGTTTACAAAGTTCTAAATGATTACGGAGCATTGTAGTCCGTTTTGATTCTTCTTCGTAATCTATTTTGGATTGTAGATACTCCAAATTCTTATCTTCTAACATTTTAACTTGTCTTTTTAAATCACTCAAatcttccattttctttttgtatgaTTCTATTGTCTGTTCATACTTTGCTACTTTATCTGCAGTTTCTCTTAATGCATCTATCTCATCTTTCAGGTGATTAGCCTCATCAGCTGCTTTTTGTAAATCTTCTTGCCTAGATTGTAATTCTAATACTTCCTTTTCTAATAGCTCCACTTTTAGTCTATAGTCATCTCTAGATGTTTCtactttaaataattcatcttTCAATGCTTCTACTTGTTTTCTAAGACCAGAATATCTCAAGATAGAACCAGACTCTTCTGGATTTTCAAATTCATCCAATCTTTCTTGaagctttttattttctgtcaCTAATGctgctttttcttcttgtaaaAGCGAAAGTTGTTGATCGAGTTCATGACATTTTTGTGCTAATTGTTCTTTCATATCAACAGTTACTTGAAGTTCTGCTAATAATCTTTGCTGAGTACCATCAGCTACATCCAAAGATTCAAAATTAAGGCTAGTACCTAAACTTAATCTTGGTCCATGCATATTACTTTCTAATTCTTGAATACTCTGCATAATTGCTTGTTGAACAGTTTCTTCCATTCCCATAATTcttgttatatattgttgttTCTGATCGCAGTTAACTGCACAACCAAGAATTAACTGTAATAAACGGTGCAGTTCATAGTTATCACAGTGTTCTCCAATTTTAGTTGCATCGGGTTTAATGTAACCTGATAACTGTTGATTTAAACATTCTATATAATATTCCATTATAGCctcaacaatttttttaagatTACTAACTTTTAATCGCCAGTTAGAACTAACATCTGTTTTAATTTTCGCTCTCCAAGCAGCAGTAAACCACTCGGGAGCAATTTGAGCTAAGACATCTGCTAAAGCAACACCATCACTTATATCTTCTGCTGTGGAATGAGGAGCTTGAAGATCAAATGTATCTAaccatttaattaaattatttaattgctGATCATCCATTGTTGTATCTACTTACGAACGTATCGattaaatcgtaaaaataCCTATACAAGCTCTGTCATATATGACAGTTTTATGATAGACGTCAATCCTTTTAAGTTCTCAGCTCAAAAACTTATTATTTACCTCTTGAGTAATTAATGTAGAGGCTAAGAATACTTTGACCATTTCTGCATCATTTATTGGTATcgtgtattaatttattttcaacaaaaatgttttataaaatgtacCAAAACGTTATTTTGACATTCCTTTACGAAAAAAAAGTAGAAGTACTAGGCTATCTTGAGATATTTTCGTTTTTAGTTAATTTTGTTGTAAACTTAAGGAAAccacattttatatttgagaAAATGTTGGTAACAGTTGTACTACCAATCATATAACACAGAAGAATCTAttcattgaatatttcatgataCATTAATAAAAGCTTGAAACCTTGAAACATACATCAAGAAAATTTACATCTATTGATATAATAGTGAATGAAAGTTATTTGAGTGCTTAAAAATGCATTACATATTAGTATAGATACATGTACTTTTGTAAAAAACAAGATGTataagattaatttttattaaattatttgaatgtGTTATAGAAATATTGTGTAAAGGTTTgtggaaattttatattaaacaaaatttcttaataataattatgtataacattttattttcttggaCAATTTAGTTTCTTATggtaattattaatacaattatgGCAACTGAGATGAAAGATAAGTTAATAAATAtgcacgaaaaaaaaaatggtaatCTACgtgctatattttataaaaagcctgttaaaaaagataattacaATTTGGATGTGGATAACATTGATACTTTTCAAGAAATAAGACGTCGACGGCTACTACAATTTCAAAAAAAGTATGTTTTTTATACATggctattatattttataaaagagcTCTATGAACATATGAACATAAAAGTAATAATGTGCATTATTAGATGTAGAGACACTGCATTTAATATTGGAAGAGGAATACTAGAAGAAGCATTTAATTCTGAAGATGAATATGaggaagaaatggaaattcaaaaaattgataaaaaggGATATTACTACTCCAAACGAAATAAGAATTATGCAAATCAATTAATGATGTCTGAATGGATGTTGGAAGTACCTCAAGATCTTGTAGGAAAGTGGATTGTAGTACCATGTCCTCAAGGAAAACGAACTTTATTAGTTGCACGTAAAGTAtgttagaaagaaagaagtgagaacattttttatagtttattatatatcttatattttgtAGGGTATAACTAAAGCATATAACAGACACGGTTATAACCTTGGTAAATTTCATTCAGCACTTCCTGGTGGTAATCCATCTGAATATAGAGGTAGCTGTACCATTCTTGATTGTTTATGGATAAAACAAcaaaaagtatattatatcttaGATGTACTTGCATGGTCCAATCAGTCTTTAATAAATTGTGATGTAAGAATTTTTACTTCCAAATGTAATAATACTAGTTACactttatatacattataataatttttaatttttgtttcagaCTGAATTTAGGTTCTTTTGGTTGAAATCAAAGTTGCAAGAAATCGAAGAATTACACAAAAGAGATACATATAGAAATAGTTTTCCTATATTACCTTTACCAAATATCAGTTGTGATACTGATATAAGTTTAGCATTAGCAAATCTTTCGAATTTATATCCTTTAGAcggtttattattttaccataAAGATGGACAATATACTAAAGGTCGTACCCCACTTGTAACATGGTCAAAAACTTTTATGTTACCTGAAATACTTGGTATTTCAGTACCACCACCACTTGATGAACAACCTGATGGATATATAgattttgtacattatattcttaataatagagctaaaaagaagaaggtaGAATCAGAAAGCCAAGTAAGTTCATCTACTTTTAaagtgaatattaattaaaaaactaaattatttattcatttttgtttGTAGATGGATATTGTAGATGAGAATTCCTAgaactttattttatcttttttatatgaacgaatttcttaaaaaatgaaGTGACATATAATTGACttattgaaaatgttaatagtactatattttacaaatataatttaggTGTTATACAAATTACTTGATAGTAGTATTCGAAATCAaacaataatgttttatacaatctgtgatatttgaaaaaaattataccaaatacgaaataaatatatacaatgtataaaGACTGCTTATTGTTACAAATATTGTTAAACTATGTTACTCAAGATTTAATGTGTGAAATGTATCAAGggctttttcatttaaatataacaaaacgcGATTCATGGTATCTGCGTTCATTACTTTCAtctgaaaataaacgaaaaggagtatcttataaataagaaaatatgaatacaaatatatgtttataaaaattacacaatATAGATAATAACTATTTATTTACCCTGTTTTCCATTATCGTAACTGTaggaagaataattttatgtaatgtACACAATCCTAATTGTAAACCAGCAAGTTCTAACATTTGAGAGTATAAGACCTcacgaaatttttctatatgtTCTAAATTAAAGGCAATTTCAACATTTGCTTCATCACTTTGATCCTTTACAattctaaaagaaaattaatatagatataaaaaagcatacctttttatttttatacatattgtataataGTGTTTTGGataatcataaattataatacacaAATACAGCAATATAGTGGtaaatatttactattttttagGTGTTACAAACACATACactgttaatatttttattaaatccaAAACTAGAAACTTTATTGTAATTGTATCTGTATTTTCTAGTTCTGGTATTTTATATTCCATACAAATTTCATCTGTGTGTTTTGTTTGTTCCTCTTTATCTGCTGGAGTAATTATAATTGGAATAAGCCATACTAAATCATCCTCATGTGCAGGTAATGCAATAATCATGCAATCAAACATACGACTTAACACATTATGAACAGTTCTTATAGCACTTGGTGTACCACGACATAATAAAAGAGGTAATCTCACAGAATTAAAAGcggttaatttatttttagtagtTCTCCATGATAAAAATACTCCTTTATAAATGCATTTCTTTGAATTTGTTTGATTATTACTATTTTCAGAATAAACTTCAATCtgtaattatcatttttattacatttataatcaTGGAGGATGTGATCACTTTGTATAtctattttgaataaaaaatgagaaattttaaaaactatcaataattcttaatatggaagttttgtaaataaatgatatacttctcattttttaaacatattttatttgttgatACTACCTTTATTGGTGGTGGATCCAATGGACTAGGTCTTTGTGTTATGTCTTTCATAACACAAAATTCTGCGTCATATGTAACATCTTCTTGtgataaattatttgcaaCTTCTTCTCTTAATCGTTTTGCATATTGTTTCAAATGTACTTcatcttgatgaaaattaaataaagtggAAACTCCAAAAATAGTCcaagttttatataataattctataaaatatgatGTATAAACATGAGTTTTagatattattacaaattaaacagTTTCAAAACActtatatgtaaaaattattcacatacatattattattaaatactagattaaataaaaattatgactAATACACCTTCTAAGTTAAAAGCTTCAATTTCTTCTACTGGAGCAGAACTAGCACATAAACTAAATTGTTGTCTTCCTCTCGTTCGAAGGGAACATATTGTGTGAATAGTATTACTAGTACTTGGTAATATGTTTTCTATGTTATCTTCCATTTTACAAGGACTGAACAATAgagtattaaattaaatcttgACTAAAAATCCTATACTGTTGATAAGTTGACAATTGTTTGAAAGTTTCAATTGTGGATCAAAATCGTATAGAAAACATTATAACATgaatatagtaatatttatatgtactaggggaattttacattaatcatTACAGTTAAAATAACTAAGTacacatttaattatttttatggtatgataatgctatataatattacaagtgTTTAAATGCGTGTcgaatcttttttaatatgGTAAATTGTTTATCTAATGTTATGTAATATAACGTTCATGTGATTCGTTACTGTATACGCGTTATTTGTTTTCCCATACTGAATtccatgaaatattaataatatttataaaactattaGAAGAGTAAGTGACTTTTAtctatataaattacaaaatatgctAGCCAATAATAAAGATGAAGTATCTTTGATCTTCCTATGCGTGTAAcaaaatacatgtatatgcGAATTTCTATTAGTGTTGGAAAATTGAACATCAGTGTGTGTTTATATCATCTCCCGCGCAAAAACATTAAGAGTTTAATGATATTTACTacttaatttctttcaattgaAGATAACATTTTAACATCTGAATGTTAGTTATTTAAAAGTTATGGGGACAATAGAGATAACATTTCCGTTTGGTGGACAATcaggaaaattattaaaatggaGAGTTCGGATGGATACTATGGTTTCAGCGGGTAGAGTGCTGTTTTTGTATCAGAATGTTATTCCAGGAACAGAAGATAGTAAAGGTCCTGAGAAGAAATTTCGGGCCACACGACTCGGTCGTGTTACAAAAATTTTAGCGAAAGAAGGAGATGTTGTTCAACCTGGGTACATAATATCCTTAACCTTATAATAAGATTTCTTAGTGCTTAATGtattgcaaaaataaaatttattatatataactttttattatgtaaaatgatattaattaagaaaataactTCTTTCTAAGATTATTTCTATACGTTTTTATCttcaaatttacataaatgacTAATATTATAGGCAAGTAGTAATGACATTAGAAGGATGTAGACATCCTACCGTAATGAAAGACTTGTGTGCAGAATGTGGTGTGGATTTAAGAGTTGAAAGGATTggtaaagaaaatgaaagtacaaaaatatcaCAAGCTAGTGTACCAATGGTACATAGTGTGCCAGAACTGAAAGTATGTCCAGAATTGGctaaaaaaattggaaaggaAGATGAGCAACGTCTTTTGAATGATCGCAAGTTAGCATTACTTGTGGATCTTGACCAAACAATTGTTCATACAACAAATGATAATATTCCCTCTAATATAAAGGtacagatattatatatatagagagaagagagagagagagagggagagggagagagagagagagagagagagagagagagagagagagagagagagagagagagagagagagagggagagagagggggggagggagagagattattatacatgtagtaataataataataataataataataataataataataataataatagtaataataataagagtaAGATTAACATCATTAACATACCTTTCTCAGGATGTTTATCACTATCAACTTTACGGACCAAATTCCCCATGGTATCACACTCGTTTAAGGCCTAATAccaaacattttctttctgaAATGAGTCGTTTATAtgaattacatatatgtacatttggAGCAAGAAACTACGCACATACTGTAGCAGCACTATTGGATAAAGATGGAACTTTATTTTCTCATAGAATACTTTCAAGGGATGAATGTTTCGACCCTGCATCAAAAACAGCTAATCTTAAGTATGgtgataaaatttgtattttaaacatcttatcaaaataaatagataCCTTA
The nucleotide sequence above comes from Bombus fervidus isolate BK054 chromosome 6, iyBomFerv1, whole genome shotgun sequence. Encoded proteins:
- the Hook gene encoding hook microtubule tethering protein isoform X1, which produces MDDQQLNNLIKWLDTFDLQAPHSTAEDISDGVALADVLAQIAPEWFTAAWRAKIKTDVSSNWRLKVSNLKKIVEAIMEYYIECLNQQLSGYIKPDATKIGEHCDNYELHRLLQLILGCAVNCDQKQQYITRIMGMEETVQQAIMQSIQELESNMHGPRLSLGTSLNFESLDVADGTQQRLLAELQVTVDMKEQLAQKCHELDQQLSLLQEEKAALVTENKKLQERLDEFENPEESGSILRYSGLRKQVEALKDELFKVETSRDDYRLKVELLEKEVLELQSRQEDLQKAADEANHLKDEIDALRETADKVAKYEQTIESYKKKMEDLSDLKRQVKMLEDKNLEYLQSKIDYEEESKRTTMLRNHLELCKQQLAEAHHKLDEQTNKCDKLEFEGKKMEAKLSTLQRERDRLIVERDALKETNEELKCTQLQAAENIAKPTTDSTVANTEMIPLEIKEKLVCLQLENKMLKLKQKGNEDKLPTVQALLEDSEERLNILRGKNRKANQRIIELENRLEEALGSQSSGDNKTDINLGQKITQLQDELGKIQAEKERLILQVEERENALQAQKQKAFALQEKLTRREYENAALEERYKKYVEKAKSVIKSLDPKQNNSSPNEVAVLRNQILEQRKIMEDMERSLKESKLIKEMEEKLMISAFYRLGLTCHREAIDHRLAALSSTSQGQSFLARQRQPSARRHPPYNSK
- the Hook gene encoding hook microtubule tethering protein isoform X2 yields the protein MDDQQLNNLIKWLDTFDLQAPHSTAEDISDGVALADVLAQIAPEWFTAAWRAKIKTDVSSNWRLKLSGYIKPDATKIGEHCDNYELHRLLQLILGCAVNCDQKQQYITRIMGMEETVQQAIMQSIQELESNMHGPRLSLGTSLNFESLDVADGTQQRLLAELQVTVDMKEQLAQKCHELDQQLSLLQEEKAALVTENKKLQERLDEFENPEESGSILRYSGLRKQVEALKDELFKVETSRDDYRLKVELLEKEVLELQSRQEDLQKAADEANHLKDEIDALRETADKVAKYEQTIESYKKKMEDLSDLKRQVKMLEDKNLEYLQSKIDYEEESKRTTMLRNHLELCKQQLAEAHHKLDEQTNKCDKLEFEGKKMEAKLSTLQRERDRLIVERDALKETNEELKCTQLQAAENIAKPTTDSTVANTEMIPLEIKEKLVCLQLENKMLKLKQKGNEDKLPTVQALLEDSEERLNILRGKNRKANQRIIELENRLEEALGSQSSGDNKTDINLGQKITQLQDELGKIQAEKERLILQVEERENALQAQKQKAFALQEKLTRREYENAALEERYKKYVEKAKSVIKSLDPKQNNSSPNEVAVLRNQILEQRKIMEDMERSLKESKLIKEMEEKLMISAFYRLGLTCHREAIDHRLAALSSTSQGQSFLARQRQPSARRHPPYNSK
- the LOC139988051 gene encoding uncharacterized protein, whose product is MEDNIENILPSTSNTIHTICSLRTRGRQQFSLCASSAPVEEIEAFNLEELLYKTWTIFGVSTLFNFHQDEVHLKQYAKRLREEVANNLSQEDVTYDAEFCVMKDITQRPSPLDPPPIKIEVYSENSNNQTNSKKCIYKGVFLSWRTTKNKLTAFNSVRLPLLLCRGTPSAIRTVHNVLSRMFDCMIIALPAHEDDLVWLIPIIITPADKEEQTKHTDEICMEYKIPELENTDTITIKFLVLDLIKILTVIVKDQSDEANVEIAFNLEHIEKFREVLYSQMLELAGLQLGLCTLHKIILPTVTIMENRMKVMNADTMNRVLLYLNEKALDTFHTLNLE
- the Snup gene encoding snurportin-1, giving the protein MVIINTIMATEMKDKLINMHEKKNGNLRAIFYKKPVKKDNYNLDVDNIDTFQEIRRRRLLQFQKKCRDTAFNIGRGILEEAFNSEDEYEEEMEIQKIDKKGYYYSKRNKNYANQLMMSEWMLEVPQDLVGKWIVVPCPQGKRTLLVARKGITKAYNRHGYNLGKFHSALPGGNPSEYRGSCTILDCLWIKQQKVYYILDVLAWSNQSLINCDTEFRFFWLKSKLQEIEELHKRDTYRNSFPILPLPNISCDTDISLALANLSNLYPLDGLLFYHKDGQYTKGRTPLVTWSKTFMLPEILGISVPPPLDEQPDGYIDFVHYILNNRAKKKKVESESQMDIVDENS